In Drosophila nasuta strain 15112-1781.00 chromosome 2R, ASM2355853v1, whole genome shotgun sequence, a single genomic region encodes these proteins:
- the LOC132786936 gene encoding uncharacterized protein LOC132786936 codes for MIRQLLLQLLTLAMEIASIYGSCSVTRIIMRVPRDRDVGLIFDLTVSNPKAQKSEMLGFTVTSDGICTLNTSRGEQLLAGSIFGGDFGYIEPGSSITVSLMWPTVSLYNRVGSCTILVSSVNHKKEVNRTNQILHFDTRFETLDPGNHSLRRRKDFTDCKNWDQNYFRNCTPLNCEELYFGKRSFYNRTSEQCEAVPACIGDGIQYDFYANECVDVNNFITEDEIDQLKQGEI; via the exons ATGATacgacagctgctgctgcaacttctCACGTTGGCAATGGAAATCGCTAGCATCTATGGATCCTGCAGCGTTACAAGGATCATCATGCGTGTGCCCCGCGATCGTGATGTTGGACTAATCTTTG ATCTGACTGTGTCGAATCCCAAGGCACAAAAGTCCGAAATGTTGGGCTTCACCGTCACTTCCGATGGCATTTGCACCTTGAATACATCGAGAGGTGAACAGTTGTTGGCTGGCAGCATTTTTGGCGGCGACTTTGGCTACATCGAACCGGGCAGCAGCATAACCGTCTCCCTGATGTGGCCTACTGTG TCGCTATACAATCGCGTTGGCAGCTGCACCATTTTGGTGAGCAGCGTGAATCACAAGAAAGAGGTGAATAGAACGAATCAGATTCTGCACTTTGATACCCGCTTTGAGACATTGGATCCTGGCAATCATTCGCTGCGTCGTCGCAAGGATTTTACCGATTGCAAGAACTGGGATCAAAACTATTTTCGCAATTGCACGCCCCTAAATTGTGAGGAACTTTACTTTGGCAAGCGCAGCTTTTACAATCGCACGAGTGAGCAATGCGAAGCAGTTCCAGCGTGTATTGGCGATGGCATTCAATATGATTTCTATGCCAACGAGTGTGTGGACgtcaataattttataactGAGGACGAGATTGATCAGTTGAAACAGGGGGaaatttga
- the LOC132786937 gene encoding uncharacterized protein LOC132786937 isoform X1, with protein MTSILKNFYYDWYSPLNAEHDDDNENESDLENIGANSTNSKAAEPYWAKMSDLGPIGWLSLIMEMLLIISLVIVFQILATVFTYTVVCFTLYCVMELIAMMKPYEVSSVHIGKKLTPRKKREELEVMTSASLMSQTR; from the exons ATGACTTCCATATTAAAGAACTTTTATTACGATTGGTATTCGCCATTGAATGCAGAACATGATGACGACAATGAGAATGAAAGCGATCTTGAAAATATAGGCgcaaattcaacaaattcaaaagCAGCAGAACCATACTGGGCTAAGATGAGCGATCTTGGACCAATTGGATGGCTCAGTTTGATAATGGAGATGCTGCTCATT ATCTCATTGGTCATTGTATTTCAGATTTTAGCCACTGTATTCACCTATACAGTTGTGTGTTTTACCCTCTATTGCGTCATGGAACTTATTGCAATGATGAAACCATACGAAGTGAGCAGTGTCCATATTGGTAAAAAGTTGACGCCTCGAAAGAAACGAGAAGAACTAGAAGTTATGACCTCAGCCAGCTTGATGTCTCAGACAAGATGA
- the LOC132786937 gene encoding uncharacterized protein LOC132786937 isoform X2 — MTSILKNFYYDWYSPLNAEHDDDNENESDLENIGANSTNSKAAEPYWAKMSDLGPIGWLSLIMEMLLIILATVFTYTVVCFTLYCVMELIAMMKPYEVSSVHIGKKLTPRKKREELEVMTSASLMSQTR, encoded by the exons ATGACTTCCATATTAAAGAACTTTTATTACGATTGGTATTCGCCATTGAATGCAGAACATGATGACGACAATGAGAATGAAAGCGATCTTGAAAATATAGGCgcaaattcaacaaattcaaaagCAGCAGAACCATACTGGGCTAAGATGAGCGATCTTGGACCAATTGGATGGCTCAGTTTGATAATGGAGATGCTGCTCATT ATTTTAGCCACTGTATTCACCTATACAGTTGTGTGTTTTACCCTCTATTGCGTCATGGAACTTATTGCAATGATGAAACCATACGAAGTGAGCAGTGTCCATATTGGTAAAAAGTTGACGCCTCGAAAGAAACGAGAAGAACTAGAAGTTATGACCTCAGCCAGCTTGATGTCTCAGACAAGATGA
- the LOC132786931 gene encoding protein farnesyltransferase subunit beta: MWSPDELLFRNFQQIQNLKFDDEKISTTTSREQQKTEDSVEKCFERFERQQFLNPRLTQLNRIEHHQYLDSMLRTMPSHYQCLDSSRPWCVYWILQSAQLLSFTFDDETLRGVVQFLSNCRAPTGGFGGGPGQYAHLAPTYAAVNSLCIIGTEAAYQAIDRDSLVKFLFSVRDADGSFRLHVDGETDVRGAYCAIAVAKLVNVPERVLNELFAGTGDWIAGCQTYEGGFGGAPDLEAHGGYTFCGIASLALLNEADKCDKKALLQWILRRQMSYEGGFQGRTNKLVDGCYSFWVGATIPITQATLVGADKSMEQTFFDIEALQEYILLCCQKANGGLIDKPGKPQDLYHTCYTLSGVSIAQHSQSAQNPQVLGDMINELLPTHPLFNIPPKSVAAALSYFANISTNRAQDG; this comes from the exons ATGTGGTCACCGGATGAGCTGCTCTTTCGAAACTTCCAACAGATACAGAACCTGAAGTTCGACGATGAAAAAATATCCACAACGACCTCCAGAGAACAG CAAAAAACTGAAGATTCGGTAGAAAAATGCTTTGAGCGTTTCGAGCGACAACAATTTCTAAATCCGCGTCTAACGCAACTGAATCGAATCGAACACCACCAGTACTTGGATTCCATGTTGCGCACAATGCCATCTCACTATCAGTGCCTGGACAGCAGTCGCCCTTGGTGTGTCTATTGGATTCTACAGTCGGCGCAGTTGCTTAGCTTTACGTTCGACGACGAAACACTACGCGGGGTGGTGCAGTTCCTTAGCAA CTGCCGCGCACCCACGGGTGGATTTGGAGGCGGACCGGGACAATATGCTCATCTGGCGCCCACATATGCGGCCGTTAATAGTCTTTGCATTATTGGCACCGAGGCAGCTTATCAAGCTATCGACAGAGATTCACTTGTTAAATTCTTATTCAGTGTGCGTGATGCAGACGGTTCGTTTCGTCTCCATGTGGATGGCGAAACAGATGTGCGTGGAGCCTACTGTGCCATTGCCGTGGCCAAGTTAGTAAATGTACCTGAGCGAGTGCTGAATGAACTGTTTGCCGGCACCGGCGATTGGATTGCCGGCTGTCAGACATACGAAGGCGGCTTTGGCGGTGCTCCCGATTTAGAAGCCCATGGCGGCTATACGTTTTGTGGCATCGCCAGTTTGGCTTTGCTCAACGAAGCGGATAAATGTGACAAGAAAGCGCTGCTTCAGTGGATACTGCGTCGACAAATGAGCTACGAGGGCGGCTTTCAGGGACGCACCAATAAACTAGTGGATGGCTGCTACTCGTTTTGGGTTGGCGCCACAATTCCGATCACACAAGCAACCTTAGTAGGTGCCGACAAAAGCATGGAGCAGACATTCTTTGACATCGAAGCACTACAGGAATACATTTTGTTATGTTGTCAGAAAGCAAACGGTGGCCTTATTGACAAACCCGGCAA ACCTCAAGATCTGTATCACACCTGCTATACTTTGAGTGGTGTTTCTATTGCCCAACACTCACAGTCGGCACAGAATCCTCAGGTGCTTGGGGACATGATCAACGAACTATTGCCCACACATCCGCTGTTCAATATTCCACCGAAGtctgtggcagcagcattaagttattttgcaaatatttccaCCAACAGAGCACAGGATGGATGA
- the LOC132786939 gene encoding uncharacterized protein LOC132786939 — protein sequence MFSSHKHLKRKTPEGGIDRRAFIGHLVDEYYTSTNVEALEQVTANLANFAYDPINWPHLHAADALDVFVASLDTQNPNLQLHAVAALCNFCLDSQAARFILENIAIIRSLFLRTEHTEIVLHSLALHYQLLSAELTTKQELITPDLLQRVQHWRQESKDARILSSQAKLQKVEVIKRFTQQDLETFSQFTGDFNHIHTTQLPVSERRVHGALLNAVVAGIIGTKLPGPGTVVLEQHFKFLKPCRLETDTVITVRLLKARKISSVEYECRQHDDVVFAGTAKLLTKI from the exons ATGTTTTCCAGccataaacatttaaaacgCAAAACACCGGAAGGCGGTATTGATAGGCGAGCTTTTATTGGGCATCTGGTTGACGAGTATTACACATCAACCAACGTTG AGGCCTTAGAACAAGTCACCGCTAATTTGGCCAATTTTGCCTACGATCCCATTAATTGGCCACATTTGCATGCCGCCGATGCATTAGATGTGTTTGTAGCATCTTTGGACACCCAAAACCCAAATTTGCAGTTGCACGCAGTGGCTGCATTGTGTAATTTCTGCTTAG ATTCACAAGCTGCTCGCTTTATACTAGAAAATATCGCTATAATCAGAAGCTTATTTCTACGAACTGAGCACACTGAAATTGTGCTGCATTCCTTGGCACTTCACTATCAACTACTCAGCGCTGAATTGACCACAAAACAAGAGCTCATTACTCCAGACTTGCTGCAGCGCGTGCAGCATTGGCGTCAGGAATCAAAAGACGCCCGCATT CTGAGCAGTCAAGCGAAACTGCAGAAGGTCGAAGTGATAAAACGCTTTACGCAGCAGGATCTTGAGACATTTTCTCAATTTACCGGCGACTTTAACCACATTCACACCACCCAGTTGCCCGTGTCGGAACGTCGAGTGCACGGCGCTTTATTAAACGCTGTAGTAGCTGGAATAATTGGCACAAAGCTTCCGGGACCTGGAACTGTTGTGCTGGAACAGCATTTCAAATTCCTCAAACCTTGCCGCCTTGAAACGGACACCGTGATTACAGTGCGTCTACTGAAGGCGCGCAAGATATCCAGCGTGGAGTACGAGTGTCGACAACACGATGATGTTGTGTTTGCAGGCACTGCCAAATTATTAACGAAAATATAG
- the LOC132786938 gene encoding small ribosomal subunit protein mS33, with the protein MSSYKYSELIKLGTQYARRMNYLSNRIFGEVARTTNDKSMKVVRMFSEEPIQKRDYVVNWYPRHVETHLLMKNLRDYGLFRDEHQDFKEEMKRLRKLRGKAPPKKGEGKRASKK; encoded by the exons ATGTCATCGTATAAATACAGCGAGCTCATTAAGCTCGGCACACAATATGCACGCCGCATGAATTATCTGTCGAATCGGATATTTGGCGAAGTGGCGCGCACAACAAACGACAAGTCAATGAAG GTTGTTCGCATGTTCTCTGAGGAGCCCATACAGAAGCGTGATTATGTTGTTAACTGGTATCCGCGTCACGTGGAGACGCATCTTCTCATGAAGAATCTACGCGATTATGGCTTGTTCCGTGATGAGCATCAGGACTTCAAGGAGGAGATGAAACGACTGCGCAAGCTGCGCGGCAAGGCGCCGCCCAAGAAGGGCGAAGGCAAACGTGCTTCCAAGAAATAg
- the LOC132786927 gene encoding protein CLEC16A homolog isoform X2: MIRWSLNYLLSNNHVNSIMVHKFDFSDEDVMGYYILFLKTLSLKLNTHTIHFFYNEHTNDFPLYTEAIKFFNHPESMVRIAVRTISLNVYKVQNDSMLRFIRDKTAAPYFSNLVWFIGKHILELDTCVRTDIDHQSNQKLSNLVAEHLDHLHYLSDILLLDIKDLNAVLTEHLLHKLFVPLYIFSLTPAPPPPSLAVVTQNLAAVLNRNVDIDIQEMHNPRVSSIVALYLLSLVFLVVTHAPLVHALAWVILNGDHSVFKEGAAEILNSYVEHREVVVPGFGEPHESLEQALDTVIGHTQSTSASSGTDAVSEDSGVESTPAISASPINRHIETVAEAAATRLRNITDEEKQRLQQTTSTTAQQGYAELAKPFLDTVLQALDCTENDYLALLSLCLIYAMSHNRGMKNEWFEQVLSKSMHGSFSYRTALIEHLLNIITMSSQPACRIRLITVEIALELLLTFTKSAADEAPCITSTQQGLLFGARNQSMVVLRNFYKSEDIFLDLFEDEYNEMHKAQLNVEFLCMDSTILLPPTGTPLTGIGFTRRLPCGEVEKARRAIRVYFLLRRTCQKFLNEKESLLPLTNVVNLVQVDNVLDLNNSDLIACTVVSKDNAKQRRFLVIDALQLILVEPDAKLLGWGVAKFVGFLQDVEVQGDKDDSRCLHITVHRGGVTHNRTPLLSAKFLFDDHIRCMAAKQRLTKGRSKARQKKMYQIAQLIEIPGQMDSPLYPVGGTSSHSGGNTRLVQRGGLTANRVPGFAAVLRSNNSAGVSRTQMAQNRSLEGLRNEGGGRSRRRSPITGASSPSSLRPDNLDRDRSPSMSGGSHSSSQSRENSQARSSGNRSREGSPRMPRPRSEEIPLEDFQHSRNNSPHSRSSVLGNPSPSSRSHTPSRMLHYDQISVHSASPREPSLLIGGTNALLSPLNGGVAIAREVLPVQSSEETSFIGNDGDGSTDNRRKGRGTIETV, translated from the exons ATGATTCGCTGGTCTTTGA ATTACTTGCTGAGCAATAACCATGTCAACTCCATTATGGTGCACAAGTTCGATTTCTCAGACGAGGATGTTATGGGCTATTACATACTCTTCCTGAAGACATTGAGTCTTAAGctgaacacacacactatacACTTTTTCTACAATGAG CACACGAATGACTTTCCACTCTACACGGAGGCAATAAAATTCTTCAATCATCCGGAGTCCATGGTGCGTATTGCGGTGCGCACAATATCCTTAAACGTCTACAAGGTGCAAAATGATAGCATGTTGCGTTTTATTCGCGATAA AACTGCTGCGCCGTATTTCAGCAACTTGGTCTGGTTCATTGGCAAACACATCCTGGAGCTGGACACCTGTGTGCGCACAGATATCGA TCACCAGTCGAATCAAAAGCTATCAAATTTGGTGGCCGAACATCTCGATCATTTGCATTACTTGAGTGATATATTGCTGTTGGACATCAAGGATCTGAATGCTGTGCTCACCGAACATCTACTGCATAAGCTTTTTGTAcctttgtatatattttcgCTGACACCAGCGCCTCCTCCTCCCTCCCTCGCCGTCGTCACACAGAATTTAGCTGCTGTGTTGAATCGCAATGTGGATATTGATATCCAGGAGATGCACAATCCACGAGTGAGTTCTATTGTCGCACTCTACCTTCTATCGCTAGTTTTTCTGGTCGTAACACATGCGCCGCTGGTTCATGCTTTGGCCTGGGTGATACTCAATGGAGATCACAGCGTTTTCAAGGAGGGTGCGGCCGAGATACTCAACTCGTATGTCGAGCATCGCGAGGTGGTTGTGCCTGGCTTTGGGGAGCCACATGAGAGTCTTGAACAGGCGCTGGACACGGTGATTGGCCACACGCAAAGCACAAGCGCAAGTTCTGGTACTGATGCGGTTAGCGAAGATAGCGGCGTTGAATCAACGCCAGCCATATCAGCATCGCCGATCAACAGGCACATTGAAACCGTTGCTGAGGCAGCAGCCACAAGACTGCGCAACATTACCGACGAGGAGAAGCAGCGACTTCAGCAGACGACCTCAACAACAGCGCAGCAGGGCTACGCAGAGTTGGCCAAACCGTTTCTAGACACTGTGCTCCAAGCGCTCGATTGCACAGAGAATGATTATTTGGCGTTGTTATCGCTGTGCCTCATCTATGCCATGTCGCACAATCGAG GCATGAAGAACGAGTGGTTCGAGCAAGTACTGTCCAAGTCGATGCATGGCTCGTTTAGCTATCGCACAGCGCTCATTGAGCATCTTCTCAATATCATTACGATGTCGAGTCAACCAG CTTGTCGCATTCGTTTGATCACTGTGGAGATTGCTTTGGAGCTGCTGCTCACTTTTACAAAATCTGCGGCGGATGAGGCGCCCTGCATAACGTCTACACAGCAAGGATTACTCTTTGGAGCACGCAATCAGTCGATGGTTGTACTGCGCAACTTTTACAAGTCGGAAGATATATTTCTTGATCTGTTTGAGGACGAATATAACGAGATGCACAAAGCGCAGCTCAACGTTGAGTTTCTCTGCATGGACTCGACCATTTTGCTGCCGCCCACAGGGACGCCGTTGACGGGCATCGGATTCACGCGTCGTTTGCCGTGTGGCGAGGTGGAGAAGGCGCGTCGCGCCATTCGCGTATATTTCCTGTTGCGGCGCACATGCCAAAAGTTCTTGAACGAAAAAGAGTCGCTACTGCCGCTGACGAATGTTGTGAATCTGGTGCAGGTGGACAATGTCCTCGATCTGA ATAATAGCGACCTAATTGCTTGCACTGTGGTGTCAAAGGACAATGCAAAGCAGCGACGCTTTCTGGTCATCGATGCGCTCCAGCTGATACTGGTGGAGCCCGATGCCAAGCTGCTGGGTTGGGGCGTTGCCAAGTTCGTTGGTTTCCTGCAGGACGTAGAAGTGCAGGGCGATAAAGACGATTCACGTTGCCTGCACATCACTGTACATCGTGGCGGTGTCACACACAATCGCACGCCTTTGCTCTCGGCCAAATTTCTGTTTGATGATCACATACGCTGCATGGCAGCCAAGCAGCGGCTGACAAAGGGACGCAGCAAGGCgcgacaaaagaaaatgtatcAAATAGCCCAGTTAATAGAAATTCCCGGCCAAATGGATTCCCCTTTATATCCAGTTGGTGGCACAAGCTCACACAGTGGCGGCAACACGCGGCTCGTGCAGAGGGGAGGCTTGACGGCAAATCGCGTGCCAGGatttgctgctgtgttgcGTAGCAATAATAGCGCTGGTGTAAGCCGCACCCAGATGGCACAGAATCGATCCTTAGAGGG CCTACGCAACGAGGGAGGAGGACGCTCAAGACGTCGTAGTCCCATAACTGGAGCCAGTTCCCCATCAAGTCTACGCCCAGACAACTTGGATCGCGATCGTTCGCCAAGCATGAGTGGCGGCAGTCACAGCTCTTCGCAGTCGCGTGAGAATTCACAGGCGCGCAGTTCCGGCAATCGATCCCGCGAGGGCAGCCCAAGAATGCCAAGACCACG CTCGGAGGAAATTCCGCTGGAAGATTTTCAGCATTCGCGCAACAACAGTCCGCATTCACGCAGCAGCGTTTTAGGCAATCCTTCGCCTTCCTCCCGTTCGCATACGCCCTCTCGCATGCTGCACTACGATCAGATATCAGTGCACAGCGCCTCACCGCGTGAACCCTCATTGCTGATTGGCGGCACGAATGCTTTATTGAGCCCCTTGAATGGAGGCGTAGCTATTGCCAGAGAAGTGCTGCCAGTGCAAAGTTCCGAGGAGACTTCGTTTATAGGCAATGATGGTGATGGATCTACGGATAATAGACGAAAAGGCAGGGGCACAATTGAAACtgtttaa
- the LOC132786927 gene encoding protein CLEC16A homolog isoform X1 produces MFRSRSWFGGPWGGRPKNRLSLEHLKYLYSILEKNTTVSESNRGLLVESLRCIAEILIWGDQHDSLVFDFFLEKNMLSYFLHIMRQKSGGSSFVCVQLLQTLNILFENIRNETSLYYLLSNNHVNSIMVHKFDFSDEDVMGYYILFLKTLSLKLNTHTIHFFYNEHTNDFPLYTEAIKFFNHPESMVRIAVRTISLNVYKVQNDSMLRFIRDKTAAPYFSNLVWFIGKHILELDTCVRTDIDHQSNQKLSNLVAEHLDHLHYLSDILLLDIKDLNAVLTEHLLHKLFVPLYIFSLTPAPPPPSLAVVTQNLAAVLNRNVDIDIQEMHNPRVSSIVALYLLSLVFLVVTHAPLVHALAWVILNGDHSVFKEGAAEILNSYVEHREVVVPGFGEPHESLEQALDTVIGHTQSTSASSGTDAVSEDSGVESTPAISASPINRHIETVAEAAATRLRNITDEEKQRLQQTTSTTAQQGYAELAKPFLDTVLQALDCTENDYLALLSLCLIYAMSHNRGMKNEWFEQVLSKSMHGSFSYRTALIEHLLNIITMSSQPACRIRLITVEIALELLLTFTKSAADEAPCITSTQQGLLFGARNQSMVVLRNFYKSEDIFLDLFEDEYNEMHKAQLNVEFLCMDSTILLPPTGTPLTGIGFTRRLPCGEVEKARRAIRVYFLLRRTCQKFLNEKESLLPLTNVVNLVQVDNVLDLNNSDLIACTVVSKDNAKQRRFLVIDALQLILVEPDAKLLGWGVAKFVGFLQDVEVQGDKDDSRCLHITVHRGGVTHNRTPLLSAKFLFDDHIRCMAAKQRLTKGRSKARQKKMYQIAQLIEIPGQMDSPLYPVGGTSSHSGGNTRLVQRGGLTANRVPGFAAVLRSNNSAGVSRTQMAQNRSLEGLRNEGGGRSRRRSPITGASSPSSLRPDNLDRDRSPSMSGGSHSSSQSRENSQARSSGNRSREGSPRMPRPRSEEIPLEDFQHSRNNSPHSRSSVLGNPSPSSRSHTPSRMLHYDQISVHSASPREPSLLIGGTNALLSPLNGGVAIAREVLPVQSSEETSFIGNDGDGSTDNRRKGRGTIETV; encoded by the exons ATGTTTCGCAGTCGAAGCTGGTTCGGCGGCCCTTGGGGTGGACGCCCCAAAAATCGTCTGTCGTTGGAGCACCTGAAGTACCTGTATAGCATTTTGGAGAAGAACACCACAGTATCGGAAAGCAATCGTGGGCTGCTGGTAGAATCACTGCGCTGCATTGCCGAGATACTCATCTGGGGCGACCAACATGATTCGCTGGTCTTTGA TTTCTTCTTGGAGAAGAATATGCTTTCGTATTTCCTGCACATTATGCGTCAGAAGAGCGGCGGTTCCAGTTTTGTTTGCGTTCAGCTGCTGCAGACTCTTAACATACTCTTCGAGAACATACGCAATGAGACTTCCTTGT ATTACTTGCTGAGCAATAACCATGTCAACTCCATTATGGTGCACAAGTTCGATTTCTCAGACGAGGATGTTATGGGCTATTACATACTCTTCCTGAAGACATTGAGTCTTAAGctgaacacacacactatacACTTTTTCTACAATGAG CACACGAATGACTTTCCACTCTACACGGAGGCAATAAAATTCTTCAATCATCCGGAGTCCATGGTGCGTATTGCGGTGCGCACAATATCCTTAAACGTCTACAAGGTGCAAAATGATAGCATGTTGCGTTTTATTCGCGATAA AACTGCTGCGCCGTATTTCAGCAACTTGGTCTGGTTCATTGGCAAACACATCCTGGAGCTGGACACCTGTGTGCGCACAGATATCGA TCACCAGTCGAATCAAAAGCTATCAAATTTGGTGGCCGAACATCTCGATCATTTGCATTACTTGAGTGATATATTGCTGTTGGACATCAAGGATCTGAATGCTGTGCTCACCGAACATCTACTGCATAAGCTTTTTGTAcctttgtatatattttcgCTGACACCAGCGCCTCCTCCTCCCTCCCTCGCCGTCGTCACACAGAATTTAGCTGCTGTGTTGAATCGCAATGTGGATATTGATATCCAGGAGATGCACAATCCACGAGTGAGTTCTATTGTCGCACTCTACCTTCTATCGCTAGTTTTTCTGGTCGTAACACATGCGCCGCTGGTTCATGCTTTGGCCTGGGTGATACTCAATGGAGATCACAGCGTTTTCAAGGAGGGTGCGGCCGAGATACTCAACTCGTATGTCGAGCATCGCGAGGTGGTTGTGCCTGGCTTTGGGGAGCCACATGAGAGTCTTGAACAGGCGCTGGACACGGTGATTGGCCACACGCAAAGCACAAGCGCAAGTTCTGGTACTGATGCGGTTAGCGAAGATAGCGGCGTTGAATCAACGCCAGCCATATCAGCATCGCCGATCAACAGGCACATTGAAACCGTTGCTGAGGCAGCAGCCACAAGACTGCGCAACATTACCGACGAGGAGAAGCAGCGACTTCAGCAGACGACCTCAACAACAGCGCAGCAGGGCTACGCAGAGTTGGCCAAACCGTTTCTAGACACTGTGCTCCAAGCGCTCGATTGCACAGAGAATGATTATTTGGCGTTGTTATCGCTGTGCCTCATCTATGCCATGTCGCACAATCGAG GCATGAAGAACGAGTGGTTCGAGCAAGTACTGTCCAAGTCGATGCATGGCTCGTTTAGCTATCGCACAGCGCTCATTGAGCATCTTCTCAATATCATTACGATGTCGAGTCAACCAG CTTGTCGCATTCGTTTGATCACTGTGGAGATTGCTTTGGAGCTGCTGCTCACTTTTACAAAATCTGCGGCGGATGAGGCGCCCTGCATAACGTCTACACAGCAAGGATTACTCTTTGGAGCACGCAATCAGTCGATGGTTGTACTGCGCAACTTTTACAAGTCGGAAGATATATTTCTTGATCTGTTTGAGGACGAATATAACGAGATGCACAAAGCGCAGCTCAACGTTGAGTTTCTCTGCATGGACTCGACCATTTTGCTGCCGCCCACAGGGACGCCGTTGACGGGCATCGGATTCACGCGTCGTTTGCCGTGTGGCGAGGTGGAGAAGGCGCGTCGCGCCATTCGCGTATATTTCCTGTTGCGGCGCACATGCCAAAAGTTCTTGAACGAAAAAGAGTCGCTACTGCCGCTGACGAATGTTGTGAATCTGGTGCAGGTGGACAATGTCCTCGATCTGA ATAATAGCGACCTAATTGCTTGCACTGTGGTGTCAAAGGACAATGCAAAGCAGCGACGCTTTCTGGTCATCGATGCGCTCCAGCTGATACTGGTGGAGCCCGATGCCAAGCTGCTGGGTTGGGGCGTTGCCAAGTTCGTTGGTTTCCTGCAGGACGTAGAAGTGCAGGGCGATAAAGACGATTCACGTTGCCTGCACATCACTGTACATCGTGGCGGTGTCACACACAATCGCACGCCTTTGCTCTCGGCCAAATTTCTGTTTGATGATCACATACGCTGCATGGCAGCCAAGCAGCGGCTGACAAAGGGACGCAGCAAGGCgcgacaaaagaaaatgtatcAAATAGCCCAGTTAATAGAAATTCCCGGCCAAATGGATTCCCCTTTATATCCAGTTGGTGGCACAAGCTCACACAGTGGCGGCAACACGCGGCTCGTGCAGAGGGGAGGCTTGACGGCAAATCGCGTGCCAGGatttgctgctgtgttgcGTAGCAATAATAGCGCTGGTGTAAGCCGCACCCAGATGGCACAGAATCGATCCTTAGAGGG CCTACGCAACGAGGGAGGAGGACGCTCAAGACGTCGTAGTCCCATAACTGGAGCCAGTTCCCCATCAAGTCTACGCCCAGACAACTTGGATCGCGATCGTTCGCCAAGCATGAGTGGCGGCAGTCACAGCTCTTCGCAGTCGCGTGAGAATTCACAGGCGCGCAGTTCCGGCAATCGATCCCGCGAGGGCAGCCCAAGAATGCCAAGACCACG CTCGGAGGAAATTCCGCTGGAAGATTTTCAGCATTCGCGCAACAACAGTCCGCATTCACGCAGCAGCGTTTTAGGCAATCCTTCGCCTTCCTCCCGTTCGCATACGCCCTCTCGCATGCTGCACTACGATCAGATATCAGTGCACAGCGCCTCACCGCGTGAACCCTCATTGCTGATTGGCGGCACGAATGCTTTATTGAGCCCCTTGAATGGAGGCGTAGCTATTGCCAGAGAAGTGCTGCCAGTGCAAAGTTCCGAGGAGACTTCGTTTATAGGCAATGATGGTGATGGATCTACGGATAATAGACGAAAAGGCAGGGGCACAATTGAAACtgtttaa